CCGGGCGACGCCGGCGGCCGGGGCGACGGGGCCCACCCCGTCGGTCGCGCCGGGGACCCGACCGGGCCCCGGGCCGGGCGGGACGGCCGGGCCCACCGGCGCGCCGACCACGGCCCCGCCGACCAGCACGCCACCGCCGGCCCGGGCGTTCACCGTCACGGCGAGCGGGCACGTCCGCTGCGGCCAGGACACCTACAGTCTGGTCGTCCGGGCCGCCGGTGGCGCTGCGGTGGCCCGGGCGGAGATTCGCTGGACGCCCACCGGCGACGCCCCGTCCACCCGGGCCATGCCGGTGGACGGGGCGTCCGCGCAGGTGACGGTGGGACAGCTACGGGCGTCCGCGCTGACCTGGTCGGTACGGATGACCGCCACCGACGGGCGCGCCGCGCAGAGCCCCACCTACCAGGTCACCGACCCGTGCCTGCGGCCCGGCTGACATTCCGGCGACCCGGCGGGTCACTCCAGTTCGTTGGGGGTGTCGTGGCCGACCTCGTACGGGGTGGTGACGCCCTCGTAGACGACGTGCGACATCATGCCGGCGGCCGCGTGGTCGAGGTTGTGGCAGTGGTCCATCCACAGGCCCGGGTTGTCGGCCTTGAAGGCCACCTCCCAGATCTCGCCCACCTCGACGTTGACGGTGTCCAGCCAGAGTGGGCTGCCGGTGGCCGGTCTGCCGTTGCGGCTGAGCACCAGCACGTGATGGCCGTGCAGGTGCATCGGGTGGTCGAAGTGGCTGCGGTTGGCGAACCGCACCTTCACCAGGTCACCCTCGCGGACGACGAGCGACGGGGCGTCCGGGAACGCCTTGCCGTTGCTGGCCCAGACCACCGTGAACCTCCCGTCGTAGAACCACAGCTCGTTGTCGAAGACCAGCGAGTGCGTCCTGGTGAAGGTGCTGTCCGGGCCGAACGGGGTGGGCGCCGGTGAGCCGTACGTGGTCGGGTCGAAGGCGTCCTGCGGCTTGTCCGGCGCGATGTCGCCGGTGCCGTCGGCGCTGAGCAGCAGGCCGCCCTCGACGACCCGCAGCTCGCTGCCGTAGCGGCGCAGCTCGGTGAGGCGGACCGGCCGCGCCGGCATGGTGAACTCGACGTCGTACCGGCCGCCGCCGCCGATGACGAGCTGCTCGCCGCTGACGTCGGTCGGCGCGTTGACCGGGTTGCCGTCGATCGCCACCACCTTGAACGGGGTGCCGGTCAGCGAGTACCGGTGGGTCGCCCCGTCGGTGTTGACCAGCCGCAGCCGGACCGGGACGCCGGGGGCCGTCCGACGCCGTTCGAGCCGGTCGATCGTGCCGAACAGGGCCGGCGGCTCCAGGGGCAGCGCGCCGTCGTACCAGGTGTGGGCGGCGACGACGACGTCCTGCGTGCCGGGGGCCAGGTCGGTCTGCTCCGGTTCGATGATCAGCGGCCCGAACAGGCCCTTCTTCACCTGGATCGAGGACTGCTGGTGGGAGTGGTACCAGTGGGTGCCGACCTCGTCGGGGCGGAACCGGTAGACGTGCGTGCCGCCCGGACGGATCGCGTCCTGGGTGACCCCGGCGACGCCGTCCTCGGCGTTGGGCACGTCCACGCCGTGCCAGTGCACCGACACGTTGGTGTCCGGCACCTTGTTGACCACGGTGACCTCGATCAGCTCACCGCGCTTGACCCGCAGCTCCGGGCCGGGGCTCTGGCCGTTGAACAGCCACGCGTCGACCTCCCGGCCGGAGGCCAGCCGCAGCTTCTTCGCCTCGGCGACCAGGGTGTACCGGCGGTCGGGGGTCTCGGCGCGCGGGCCGGTCAGGTCGGCCACGCTCACCGCAAGGCCGGCGTGCGCGCCGTGCGGGCCGGCCGCCGAGTACGCCGCGCCGTGCGCGTGATCGGCCATGTTGATGCGGCCGGGCAGCGTGGTCGTGCCGGCCGCCCAGCTCAGGCCACCGACCAGGAGCAGCACGAACGCGGTGGCGACGGCGACCGCGCGCAGCGCCCGCACCGGTAGCGACCGGCGGACCGGCCCGCCGTTCGACGCCACCCGGAACCGGTACGCGTGCCACAGCCAGAGCAGCGCCACCACGGTCAGGTAGCCGGTGTGGACGGTGAGGATCGGGACGAGCTGCGGCGGTCCCATGGTGACCAGGATGGCGGTGACGAAGCCGAGCAGCGCGCCGAGCGCGGTGGCCTGGACCGGTACCACCGCCTGCGGGGCGAACGTGGCCAGCCGGGTCCCGGCCGACGGTTCCCGCCGGTGGGCCCGCCAGCGTGGCACGGACAGCAGCAGCACCGCGACAGCCGGCAGCACCACCAGGGGCAGCGCCACCGCGACCCGGTCGGCGACGAACAGGTAGCCGAAGCCGCCCATCAGCACGGTGGTGGTGATCCGGCCGGCGACCAGCAGCATCCCGATGGCGACCAGCGTCAACAGGAAGGTGGCGCGACGGCGGCCCCGCCGGTCGGAACGGTGACGCGGTCGGCGCGCCACCAGGACCGCCGTCGTGCCCCACAGCAGGGTGAGGAACAACGCGGCCTCGATGTCGTAGTTGAGATAGCTTTCGAACAGCACGAAGAGCCTCCGGGATCGGGCGGTCGGTCGTCAGGCGCGGCGGGCGGCGAGGCCGTCCACCGCGTCCCAGCGCAGGTCGTGGCCCTCGGTCCAGAGCCGCGCCGCCACGGTCAGCGCCGCCCGGCGGTCCGCTGCCGGGGCGCCGGGCGCGGCGGGCAGCAGCCCCAGCACGTCGCTGGCCTTCGACCGCACCGCCCGGTGCTGGCGGGCCACGTTGGTCAGCCCCTGACCGGCGCCGGCCTCCACGAGCAGCAGCTCGCCGGTGCCGAGCAGCGCGTCCAGCGCCGGCCAGAACAGCACCGGGTCGGCGATCTGGGTGGTCCAGAACGCCGGGTCGCCGGCCGTCGCGTCGTCCAGCTTCCGGCCGGTGTACGCGGAGTAGACGGTGTCCACCGGCGGGCCGGGCCGGGCCGCCTCGACGGCCGGCCGGGTGGCCAGGGACGCCTCGTGCACGGCCGGACTGTGGAACGCCTGACGGGCCCTGGCGAGCCGGCAGACGTACCCCTGTTCGCGCAGTTTCTCCCGGACCACGGCGAGGGCCTCGTCCGGGCCGGCCAGCATGGTCTGCCGGGGCGCGTTCACGGCGGCGACGGCGACCTGCCCGGTCGGGTCCAGGCTCAGGTACGGCTGGAGCTCGTCGGCGGTGGCGGCGACGGCGAGCATGCCGCCCGGCGGGGTCCGCAGCACCTCGGTCACCCGGGCCCGCATCAGCGCGACGGCGGCGGGCAGGCTGAACGCGCCGCCGAGGGTGGCGGCGACCATCTCCCCGGCGCTGTGCCCGAGCAGGGCCACCGGCCGTACCCCCCAGGCGCGGACCATCGCGCCGAGCGCGTAGCCGACGGCGAACAGCAGCGGCTGGGCGCGGGAGCCGTCGTCGAAGGGGACGTCCGGGTCGGCGGAGAGCCACTCGGCGCGCAGCCGGTCGCCGCCGTCGCCCCACAGCGCGAAGAACGTGTCCATGGCGGCGGTGAAGACCGGGTCGTGCTCGTACAGTCCGGCGCCCATCCGGGGGTACTGCGCGCCCTGCCCGGGGAAGAGCAACGCCACCGGCCGCCCCTGCGGCGTGACCGGCCGACGTCGGTCCAGCGCGTCGGCCGCCTCGGCGGCGGTGGCCGCGACGACCGCGCCGCGTACCCCGACCGGGGAGGTGGCCCGGGACGCCGCGTGCCGGGCCAGGCTCTCGACCCGCCGCCGGTCGTCGCCGAACAGGTCACCGTCGAAGCGGGCCAGTCGGCCCATCGCCCGGCACAGCCGCTCCTCGGCGGCCCCGTCCCGCGCCGACCAGCGCACCAGCAGCGGGTCGCCGGCCGGGCGGGTCGGCCCCGCAGGCGGCAGGAGCAGCACCGCGTGTCCCCGACGCACGGTGTCCGGCAGCGCGACAGCGGTGGGCGCGCGGTGGTCGGCGACCTGGTTCGGGGCGGCGCATCCGGCGGCGAGCATCCGCCGCAGGTCGCCGGGGCGCAGCACGCCGCACCGGGACCTGTCGACAGCGGTGAGGTCGTCGGTCGCCCGGACGACGGCCAGCGGCGGGGTGTCCGGATGCCACGCTTCGGCGCTGCGGCGCAACGCCACGACCAGCCAGCGGCCCGGCTCGTCGTCGAGCTCGGTGGCGAGCAGGGCGAGGTCGGCCTCCGCGTCGGCCAGCAACGTGACCGCGTGACGCAGCGCCGCGCAGAGCCGGGGTACGACGACCACGGCGTCTACTCCCGGCGGCGGCGCTGCCCGCCACGGTGACGGCGACGGCGCTGCCCGCCACGGTGACGGCGACGGGTGGGGCGCCGCCGGGGCGCCGGCCAGCACGAGCACGGTACGCCGGCCACGCCGTACGGCCGGGCCGAGCTGCCCGAGCACGGCCGCGACGGCCGCACCGAGCCGGTCGGGCACGGCGGTCGGGGTGTCGGCGTGTCCGAGATGTTTGGCGGATCCGGTGTGGTTGACGAGTCCGACGTGGTCGACGTTCCCCATGTCGTTGGTGGGCTCGGTGCCCTCGGTCGGTCCCGGTGCCACCGGGCCGGCAGCCCAGCACACGATCGCGGCGTCAGTCGCTGCCATCACCGGTCACCTCTTCTCCGCTGGTGGCCCGACCGCCGACGACGGCGCAGGACCGTCCGGGCAGGTCGCGCCGGTGTCGTTCGAGACCGGACCGACGCTGGCAGCCGAGGCTCGAAGACGGTTCGAAGGCACCTGGAATCCGGGGGCGCCTGGAATCCGGGGGCCTCCGAAAGCCGGAACGGACGGCGCGGCCGGCGGGGCGGGGCGAGCGGCCGGCGGGGCAGGCGGACGGTGGGGACGTACCGCGACGGCTCCAGCGATCCTCGCGGCGGCGTCGAGAGGCCGCCCCGAGGATGGCCCGGTGTCGGATCGGCCGGCGGCGGTCGAGCGAACCGGTGGAGGAATGCGATGAGCTGGACCCAGTTCCTGGTCCCCGTCACGCTGGTGGGTACTGGAATGGCTGCCGGTGGGCTGATGATCACCGTCCTCGGCGGGGTGCCGCTGCTGCTCCGGCTGCCGACCGACCAGTACGTGCCGATCCACCAGTTCCTGGTGACCCGCTTCGATCCGTTCATGCCGATCTGCATGATCACGTCACTGGTGGTGGACCTGCTGCTCACCGTGCTGGTGGACGAGCCGCTTTCCCGGATCGGCTTCGGGGTGGCCGCAGTGCTACTGCTCGGCGCGATGGTCATCTCGCTGACCAGGAACGTCCCGATCAACCGCTGGCTCAGGACCCTCGACCCGCAGCGGTTGCCGGACAACTTCGACGAGATCAACCCGCGGGTCCGCTGGGGCAACTGGAACTCGGTGCGCACGGTCCTCGTCGTCACCGCCCTGGCCACCAGCGCGATCGCCGTCGGCCCGCTGCTCTGACCCTGCCCGCGCCGGCCCCCGCCCGTGTCGTCCGCCGTCCGTCCCCCGTTCGTCCCGTGAAAGGCTAACAATGACCCGTGACGTCCGCGCCACCGCCACCGCGGTGGGCCCGGCCGGGGCGACGACCCCGGACTTCGTGATCGGCCGCGACGTCGGCGTCGTCGCCCGCTGGTTCCGGATCGCCTACGGCCTGATCGCGGCAGCCAGCCTCTGGTACCGCGTCGGCGACGCCCTCGACGCCTCCGGCCTGGCCATGATGGCCGTCTGGTTCGTGGCGGTGGCCGCCGCCTACACCGCGCTGGTCTGGTTCTTCGGCCGGGTCGAACGCTTCCGGGGCATCAGCCCCTGGATCCCGTCCGCCCTGCTCCAGCTCCCGATGATGCTCTACCCGATGGGGCTGGGCTCGGCCCCGCTGCACCAGGCGCTGGCCGTCTACACCACCACCGGCGTCCTGCTCTGCGGGATGATGCGCTACGGCGGGCTGGAGGTCGCCGCCCTGCCGATGCTGCTGCTGCGCCGCCGGTCCCGCCTCTACAGTCCGTTCAACACCATCGATATCGTCGAGCAGGCGTTCCGCCGGTCGCCGTCGCGGGGCGTCATGTGGGCGACCGCGCTCGCGTTGACCGTCTTCGTCGTCGTCGAGTACTGGTGGGTGGGGCTGACCCTCAGCGTCCCGCCGGCACGGAACCTGCTCGGCGAGGGCATCCGGCTGCCCGGCTTCTGGGCCCTGCTGCTGGTGGCGCCGGCGGTCTGGTTCGCCGTACTCGCCGCGCGGGACCGGGACCGGTGGCGTGACACGCCGCCGGGGCGACGCTGGCCGTGGCTGGCCGCGGCGACCCTGTTGCTGCTCGTCCCGCTGCTCGGCGCCCGGCAGGTGCCGGACGCGCTCTGGGCGATCATCATGTTCGTCGGCCTGATCGTCGGCCTGGTCACCCTGGTCCGTCTGCCGTTCCGGCGCGCCGCCGCCCGACCCCGCCCCGACCTGGACGTCGCCCCGTCCCACTGACCCGCTGCCCCCTGCCCCCCGCTTCCCCTTACCCCGATCCCCGCGCCCCGGCCGGCGCGCCCCGGCCGGCGCCCACGATCGTCTCCGTTTCCTGGAGAACGGTCGTTCCCCGACGAACAATCCACCGTTATCACCGAAACGAAACACCGACCGCCGCGCCGCCGACACCACTCGGGCGCGGCGGTCGCCGTGATGTGGGCCGGCACGCCCGTCGAACTCGAACGTGCGGCGCCCCCGCGCGGCGAGGTCGACTCCCCGCCCATCTCCTTCCCCACCCACCGGGCCACCACATCGGACT
The sequence above is a segment of the Micromonospora sp. WMMD882 genome. Coding sequences within it:
- a CDS encoding acyltransferase domain-containing protein, giving the protein MAATDAAIVCWAAGPVAPGPTEGTEPTNDMGNVDHVGLVNHTGSAKHLGHADTPTAVPDRLGAAVAAVLGQLGPAVRRGRRTVLVLAGAPAAPHPSPSPWRAAPSPSPWRAAPPPGVDAVVVVPRLCAALRHAVTLLADAEADLALLATELDDEPGRWLVVALRRSAEAWHPDTPPLAVVRATDDLTAVDRSRCGVLRPGDLRRMLAAGCAAPNQVADHRAPTAVALPDTVRRGHAVLLLPPAGPTRPAGDPLLVRWSARDGAAEERLCRAMGRLARFDGDLFGDDRRRVESLARHAASRATSPVGVRGAVVAATAAEAADALDRRRPVTPQGRPVALLFPGQGAQYPRMGAGLYEHDPVFTAAMDTFFALWGDGGDRLRAEWLSADPDVPFDDGSRAQPLLFAVGYALGAMVRAWGVRPVALLGHSAGEMVAATLGGAFSLPAAVALMRARVTEVLRTPPGGMLAVAATADELQPYLSLDPTGQVAVAAVNAPRQTMLAGPDEALAVVREKLREQGYVCRLARARQAFHSPAVHEASLATRPAVEAARPGPPVDTVYSAYTGRKLDDATAGDPAFWTTQIADPVLFWPALDALLGTGELLLVEAGAGQGLTNVARQHRAVRSKASDVLGLLPAAPGAPAADRRAALTVAARLWTEGHDLRWDAVDGLAARRA
- a CDS encoding DUF1772 domain-containing protein; translation: MSWTQFLVPVTLVGTGMAAGGLMITVLGGVPLLLRLPTDQYVPIHQFLVTRFDPFMPICMITSLVVDLLLTVLVDEPLSRIGFGVAAVLLLGAMVISLTRNVPINRWLRTLDPQRLPDNFDEINPRVRWGNWNSVRTVLVVTALATSAIAVGPLL
- a CDS encoding DUF6410 domain-containing protein, translated to MTRDVRATATAVGPAGATTPDFVIGRDVGVVARWFRIAYGLIAAASLWYRVGDALDASGLAMMAVWFVAVAAAYTALVWFFGRVERFRGISPWIPSALLQLPMMLYPMGLGSAPLHQALAVYTTTGVLLCGMMRYGGLEVAALPMLLLRRRSRLYSPFNTIDIVEQAFRRSPSRGVMWATALALTVFVVVEYWWVGLTLSVPPARNLLGEGIRLPGFWALLLVAPAVWFAVLAARDRDRWRDTPPGRRWPWLAAATLLLLVPLLGARQVPDALWAIIMFVGLIVGLVTLVRLPFRRAAARPRPDLDVAPSH
- a CDS encoding multicopper oxidase family protein, coding for MLFESYLNYDIEAALFLTLLWGTTAVLVARRPRHRSDRRGRRRATFLLTLVAIGMLLVAGRITTTVLMGGFGYLFVADRVAVALPLVVLPAVAVLLLSVPRWRAHRREPSAGTRLATFAPQAVVPVQATALGALLGFVTAILVTMGPPQLVPILTVHTGYLTVVALLWLWHAYRFRVASNGGPVRRSLPVRALRAVAVATAFVLLLVGGLSWAAGTTTLPGRINMADHAHGAAYSAAGPHGAHAGLAVSVADLTGPRAETPDRRYTLVAEAKKLRLASGREVDAWLFNGQSPGPELRVKRGELIEVTVVNKVPDTNVSVHWHGVDVPNAEDGVAGVTQDAIRPGGTHVYRFRPDEVGTHWYHSHQQSSIQVKKGLFGPLIIEPEQTDLAPGTQDVVVAAHTWYDGALPLEPPALFGTIDRLERRRTAPGVPVRLRLVNTDGATHRYSLTGTPFKVVAIDGNPVNAPTDVSGEQLVIGGGGRYDVEFTMPARPVRLTELRRYGSELRVVEGGLLLSADGTGDIAPDKPQDAFDPTTYGSPAPTPFGPDSTFTRTHSLVFDNELWFYDGRFTVVWASNGKAFPDAPSLVVREGDLVKVRFANRSHFDHPMHLHGHHVLVLSRNGRPATGSPLWLDTVNVEVGEIWEVAFKADNPGLWMDHCHNLDHAAAGMMSHVVYEGVTTPYEVGHDTPNELE